The following proteins come from a genomic window of Salvia hispanica cultivar TCC Black 2014 chromosome 4, UniMelb_Shisp_WGS_1.0, whole genome shotgun sequence:
- the LOC125220986 gene encoding uncharacterized protein LOC125220986, with protein sequence MENPNGNNEEVPPPPPPPLDQDQIILQLQQQMEEIRREKEEERRREAPVRNAFGNVNIPMPPIDPRVNANNFELKTALIQFVEQRVFSGRPTEDPNMHLAKFLEIANTIKLNGVPEDTIKLRLFPFSLTGYARDWFDNLELGLVTSWDDLAKKFLERFFPLSSTLNLQAEIFHFKMKSQESMFEAWERFNALLKKCPNHGLSPGHQVSLFYNGCSEFIKSQLDFGSRGSFLDKGVEECKKMLQRLAYTSKSWSSNRDGSMPVASVVDADAVNLLSLQLTMLNQKVDDLGYRPPFNAHPNLSYGNSSNAIQPSPSFGFGASSGATNAPSTSKSSSDVINELLKAIMEKTNGIMEHSTKRIDKVETLVVEVTTRLGALEHQVSQIAQAVGQIHQPGQFPSTTIANPKDCKIIYLRSETSYESPPMLEVETKEVPKEEEIEVESPNMPSEDQPETTIPPKPMEVKIHFPQVVQKKKLDEKFAKFLEIFKRVNLNIPLIEALQQMPDYLKFLKKIMSKKKKLVDYETVSLTENCSAIIQQKMPAKMKDPGSFNISCVIGNDRQTKALCDLGASINLMPLSYFRKLKFGVLKPTTITLQMADKSVKFPNGILENVLVRVNDFIFPVDFVVLDMKEDPNVPLILGRPFLATGKALIDVTKGELTLRHGNKTTILSMLDKMKRHEMEESKRVEEVPLEIEECKMIQVSKDIEVEKPLEEILVPNWFFELENETSLEEQKKEVPKGANSESHGVDLGENDNPIWWKKRLNKLYLALLEQENGNETVEKPKTGEIGT encoded by the exons ATGGAAAATCCAAATGGGAACAACGAGGAAGtaccacctccacctccacctccccTTGATCAAGACCAAATCATCCTCCAACTACAACAACAAATGGAGGAGATTAGAAGGGAAAAAGAGGAGGAAAGGAGAAGAGAGGCACCGGTTAGAAATGCATTTGGGAACGTTAATATCCCAATGCCACCCATTGATCCAAGAGTGAATGCCAACAATTTTGAGTTGAAGACGGCATTGATCCAATTTGTGGAGCAACGTGTTTTCTCGGGAAGGCCCACAGAGGATCCTAATATGCACTTAGCCAAATTCTTGGAGATTGCCAACACAATCAAGCTTAATGGGGTTCCCGAAGATACAATCAAGCTTAGGCTATTCCCATTCTCATTGACGGGATATGCTAGAGATTGGTTTGATAACCTTGAGCTAGGCTTGGTTACAAGTTGGGACGACTTAGCCAAAAAGTTCTTGGAGAGGTTCTTCCCTCTTAGCTCTACTCTCAACTTACAAGCGGAGATCttccattttaaaatgaaGAGCCAAGAGTCTATGTTCGAAGCATGGGAAAGATTCAACGCTTTGTTGAAGAAGTGTCCTAACCATGGGCTATCTCCGGGCCATCAAGTGAGCCTTTTCTATAATGGATGCTCGGAATTCATCAAAAGTCAACTAGACTTTGGCTCGAGGGGATCATTCCTGGACAAGGGGGTCGAAGAGTGCAAGAAGATGCTTCAAAGGCTTGCATACACTAGCAAGAGTTGGAGCTCGAATCGAGATGGTTCAATGCCGGTAGCTTCGGTAGTTGATGCGGATGCCGTTAACCTTCTCTCCCTACAATTGACGATGTTGAATCAAAAGGTGGATGACCTTG GCTACCGCCCACCCTTTAATGCGCATCCAAACCTTTCATATGGGAATTCGAGTAATGCTATCCAACCATCTCCATCTTTCGGATTTGGAGCATCAAGTGGGGCCACCAATGCGCCTAGCACTTCAAAGTCTTCAAGTGATGTTATCAATGAGCTTCTAAAAGCTATAATGGAGAAAACCAATGGGATTATGGAACACTCTACCAAGAGGATTGATAAAGTTGAGACGTTGGTAGTGGAGGTCACCACAAGATTGGGGGCTTTAGAGCATCAAGTGAGTCAAATTGCTCAAGCCGTTGGACAAATACATCAACCGGGGCAATTTCCAAGCACTACAATTGCAAATCCGAAAGATTGCAAGATAATCTACTTGAGGAGTGAGACAAGTTATGAGAGCCCTCCTATGCTCGAAGTGGAAACTAAGGAAGTACCTAAAGAAGAGGAAATAGAGGTGGAGTCACCTAATATGCCATCCGAGGATCAACCCGAGACAACTATACCTCCCAAGCCCATGGAAgtcaaaattcattttcctCAAGTGGtgcaaaagaagaaattagaTGAGAAGTTTGCAAAGTTCCTTGAGATCTTCAAGAGGGTGAACCTCAATATACCTCTCATTGAGGCACTCCAACAAATGCCCGACTATCTAAAATTCTTGAAGAAGATTAtgtcaaagaagaagaagttggtTGATTATGAAACCGTGAGCTTGACCGAGAATTGTAGTGCAATCATCCAACAAAAAATGCCGGCAAAGATGAAGGATCCGGGAAGCTTCAACATCTCTTGTGTAATCGGGAATGATAGGCAAACCAAGGCCTTGTGTGATTTGGGGGCAAGCATAAATCTTATGCCCTTAAGTTACTTCCGGAAGTTAAAGTTTGGTGTTTTGAAGCCGACCACCATCACTCTTCAAATGGCGGATAAGTCCGTCAAGTTCCCCAATGGAATTCTTGAAAATGTCTTAGTAAGGGTGAATGATTTTATCTTCCCCGTGGACTTTGTAGTCCTGGACATGAAGGAGGATCCTAATGTTCCTCTCATTCTTGGAAGGCCATTCCTTGCAACTGGGAAAGCTTTAATTGATGTCACCAAGGGAGAACTCACCCTTAGGCATGGAAACAAGACGACTATCCTCTCTATGTTAGACAAGATGAAACGCCATGAAATGGAAGAATCCAAGAGAGTAGAAGAGGTGCCTTTGGAAATTGAAGAGTGCAAGATGATACAAGTGTCTAAGGATATTGAAGTTGAGAAGCCCTTGGAGGAGATCTTGGTCCCTAATTGGTTCTTTGAGCTTGAGAATGAAACAAGTTTGGAGGAGCAAAAGAAGGAGGTGCCAAAAGGGGCAAATAGTGAATCTCATGGAGTTGACCTTGGAGAAAATGACAATCCTATTTGGTGGAAAAAGCGGCTAAACAAGCTCTATTTGGCC ttGTTGGAACAGGAAAATGGGAACGAAACAGTCGAAAAACCGAAGACGGGCGAAATCGGgacttga